TGGGGAAAAAGCCATCCGGAAATTGTGAAAGTAATTCAGGAACAAGGATTTGAAATCGGCAGCCATGGACACAAACATGATAACTACAGCGAATTAACCGATGAAGAAATCTCCAAGCAGATTACTACAGCTCATTCTATTTTAACCGAATTAACTGGAAAAGCACCAAACCTCCTGCGACTTCCTAATGGCGATTTTGATAAACGTGTATTATCTATTGCTGACGGGCTGGGGTACAAAGTGATTCAGTGGGATACAGATTCTCAGGATTGGCAAAATAAAGGCGTTGACAAAATTGTAAATCGCGTCGTTAACAAAGCACATCCTGGTGATATTGTTCTCCTGCATGCCAGTGATTCAGCCAAACAGACGCATGAAGCTCTCCCTATTATTATCGATCAACTACGGCAAAAGGGATATGACTTTGTGACGGTCACTGACTTGCTTCAGGAAGCAGGAGTAAAAGGCAACGAGGTTCGCGATCAGGCCTGGATTCAGGAGCAAATCGATACAGCAGCTGGTATGTAATTCGACCAGAACTGTACTTTATAAAAAAAGGGACCCCCACTCCGTTTTTACAGAGATGGAAGGTCCTTTTTACATTTTTATACTTTTGAATCATTCCTAATTTATCATTTCTTGACTATGTATCTGCGGAGACTGCTTAGGCTTCAATACGCGGTGCAAAATCAATATCTGATAGGCATTACAAGCAATCAATGGACCAGCAATCCAGGCGGTCGCTTGATCCACCTCGATCTTCAGCACGCCGATCGTCTCTACAATTGTTACGGCAATCATGAAGAATAAAGTGGGTATCCATGCGGAACCGTTTGTCATTCTTGCTTTGAAATAGGCCACGGCAATGGCGACAATTAAAATAATTCCTCCCAACACTACATCGGAGTAGGAACTTTTGTTACCGCCTACAAAAATACGCAGAAACATTAATTCAAATAAGGATAGAGCTGTCAATACAAGCTGGATATATTGCCAGGTTCTACGGGAGAACACACCCGTTCCCATATAATTGACCATCATATATGCGAAGAATCCCATCTGGGAGTATACGCTTACCATGATCCCAACACCTAACAATAAACCAATATTGACAAAAAGATCTGCCGTCCCATTCAGCTTCATAGTATCCGTCAACTGTAGAACCAGACCAATCACGAGCGAGCCGGCGGCTCCAACCACCAAGGTCGTCCAGAATAAATGCAACCATCTTTTTAAATTCAAATAAGCCACCTCCCACTACCGAAATATTTTACCAATGATGGCAGCAAAAAACCATCGTTTTTACTCGGATAATTCTTTTTTTTAGCCACATACTACAAACATTGATACTCATAAGGAGGCTGGAACCATGAAGTGGGTGGGTTACTACCGCTGGTCTTTATGCATCATACTTACACTTACATTAACGGCATGCGGCTCTGATCAAGGCTCATCACAATCCCAAAGCGGATATAAAGATACAAAATCGATGGTTATCGACATTTTGAAGACCGACGACGGTAAAAAAGCGATCTATGAGGCCTTAAGTTCACCACAGGGCGAATCCGGCAGCAGCTCTGGCTCTTCTACTGACTCTGGCTCCGGATCAGACTCTGGTTCTGGTTCTGGATCAGACTCTGGAGGCTCCTCCGGATCAAGCGGAAGTTCGGGCGGTTCTAGCAGCGGATCAGGGGGAGGAGGGTACCGAATCAAGATGCTCCTTCCAACCAATACCTCTGAGGAGGTTAAAATGGCCGTAAAGGACACGATTACCTCACCGGCTTACAAAAAAGAAATTGAGAAAATTATGACGGATCCCAAGTTCGCCGGTAATTTTGCCAAGTCCATTAGCGCTCAGAACAAGCAGCTTCACATGGATCTGATCAAGGACCCTACTTATCAGAAATCTATGCAAGATATGATGAAATCACCTGAGATTATGCAGATGTTCCTGGATTTAACCAAGTCGCCAGATTACCGTAAGCAGTCGATGACCATCATGCAAGAAGCGATGCAGAGCCCTTTATTCAAAATGGAAGTTATGGAGCTGCTCAAGACCGTCGTTCAAGAACAGCTTATACCTAAGGTCGAGAAATCAGCTGAGAATCAGAATAAGGGCGGCGAGAATCAAGGCGGTAAGAGTGGCGGAGAGCAAAAGAAACAAGGCGGTGGTAGCTCCGGCTCCAGCGAAGAAAGCTAAGCTTAATCATGTCCCACTTTCGATATATAAAAGAAAGACTGAACCCTATAGGTTCAGTCTTTTTGACATTTTGTTATTACTGTAGCAGCGATTTCGCCGTAAATACGTCCGCTTGGTGCATCCTCCTTATAAATCGAAGGAGAGAAGTCTGGTTCCGACGGATGGTTGTCCGGCGTTCCAAGCGGAATTTGCGCTAGGAGCTCCGTGTGTAATGTCTCGGCCAAGCGCGCACCACCACCGCGACCAAAGATATAGTCCTTCTTATGGCAATCTGAACATTCATAATAGGCCATATTCTCCACTACACCAAGCACTTCATGCTCGGTCTTCAGTGCCATAGCGCCAGCTCTGGCAGCGACGAACGCCGCTGTCGCATGTGGTGTTGTAACAATAATCTCGCGGCTCTGAGGGATCATCTGATGTACATCCAGCGCCACATCCCCTGTTCCTGGCGGCAGATCAAGGATCATATAATCCAGTTCTCCCCAATGAACATCCGCGAAGAATTGTCGCAGCATCTTCCCGAGCATCGGTCCACGCCAGATCACTGGTGTGTTCTCCTGGATGAAGAAGCCCATCGACATCACCTTAACGCCGAACCTCTCCACTGGCTGAATAACACCATCCTCGATCGCTGGAGCTGTCTCAATCCCCATCATATCTGGGACACTGAAGCCATAAATATCGGCATCGATCAATCCGACCCTTTTACCAAGACGGGCCAGTGCTACGGCTAAATTCACAGCAACTGTGGATTTACCGACTCCGCCTTTGCCGCTGGCGATTGCAATGAAATGAACTCCGGATTTGGGGTCAAGGATCGATAATTGTTCTAGACCTGCTCCATGTCCCCGTGGCACTTGTGACGCTGCCCCTTCAGCTTCTTTGGACGTCACGGCTTGTCCCGCTTCCTGGCGCTCATGCTCGGAAGGTTCACGGAAGCGAAGATGAAGGTTGTTGATGCCAGCTTCCTGGAGACGGTAGCGAATCTCTTCCTCCAGCTTCTGGCGCGTATTCTCATCCTGTTTCAAGCTGATTACTGTCAAAGAAACCTTATCTTCTTTGATCATCATATTGCGTATCCAATTCAAATCGATCAAGCTACGTCCCAATACAGGCTCTGCAATAGGTCTAAGTACGGCCTCAAGCTGTTCCATCGTTAACACAGACAACACCCCGGATCTATTTAGTAATCGAATGGTTGGTATAAATATGATATTAATTATATCATTTCCTACTGTTGTCTGCTTTGCTTCCACTTTCTTTTTTAGAAATATATTTCATAATTCCTTGATAGATTGAAGCGGCCACTTTCTGTTGGTATTTCTCATCCCCAAGTAGTCGGGCTTCCTCTGGGTTTGATAAGAAACCGACCTCTACCAATACCGCAGGAATTTTTAATTCCTCCAGCAAATACACCGACTTATCGGAGCGCTTGGCAACTCTGTCTGTGTTATTTAGGCCCTTACGCAACTCATCCTGAATGAGCTCGGCCAATGTAACGCTATCCCCGTTATTGGTTGAAAAGAAGGTTTGCGCCCCGCTCCACCGCGAAGAGGGAACGCTGTTCATGTGAATGCTGACGAACACCTTCGCTTGCTTCTCCTCAATATAACGAACCCGCCGTTTCAAATCCTCCGTCTTGCGCTTCTTGTATCCCTTAGTATCTGCACTCGCCAGATCTCGGTCTTCTTCCCTCGTCATATATACGAGCGCGCCCGCCTGCTGCAAATAATCCCGCAAATACAACGTCACTGCCAGATTGATATCTTTCTCAATAATCCCTTGTTTGCTTACTGCACCGCCATCAGGTCCCCCATGGCCGGCATCGAGAGCAATCGTCGTCCCCGCCAGCGGTAGGCTCCAATAGCTCGCAGTCTTTATGGTCGGAACTTCATATTTTGCAAATAAGATCAATAATCCAAGCAGTCCAATTCCGAGCAGTCCCCACTTGATATGATTTAACTTCAGCCAGACAGTTACTTTATTCTTGGAGTCCATAAAAAAGCCACCTCCATC
The window above is part of the Paenibacillus lutimineralis genome. Proteins encoded here:
- the pdaB gene encoding polysaccharide deacetylase family sporulation protein PdaB, whose product is MNNFFYVLNGKKIKRFFFVFAAALFAAGIVYVEQSHITVFSEESSPAAIYSVPTEKKVIALTFDISWGDKRAEPILKVLKDKNVQKATFFISSPWGKSHPEIVKVIQEQGFEIGSHGHKHDNYSELTDEEISKQITTAHSILTELTGKAPNLLRLPNGDFDKRVLSIADGLGYKVIQWDTDSQDWQNKGVDKIVNRVVNKAHPGDIVLLHASDSAKQTHEALPIIIDQLRQKGYDFVTVTDLLQEAGVKGNEVRDQAWIQEQIDTAAGM
- a CDS encoding KinB-signaling pathway activation protein, which encodes MNLKRWLHLFWTTLVVGAAGSLVIGLVLQLTDTMKLNGTADLFVNIGLLLGVGIMVSVYSQMGFFAYMMVNYMGTGVFSRRTWQYIQLVLTALSLFELMFLRIFVGGNKSSYSDVVLGGIILIVAIAVAYFKARMTNGSAWIPTLFFMIAVTIVETIGVLKIEVDQATAWIAGPLIACNAYQILILHRVLKPKQSPQIHSQEMIN
- the gerD gene encoding spore germination lipoprotein GerD, whose amino-acid sequence is MKWVGYYRWSLCIILTLTLTACGSDQGSSQSQSGYKDTKSMVIDILKTDDGKKAIYEALSSPQGESGSSSGSSTDSGSGSDSGSGSGSDSGGSSGSSGSSGGSSSGSGGGGYRIKMLLPTNTSEEVKMAVKDTITSPAYKKEIEKIMTDPKFAGNFAKSISAQNKQLHMDLIKDPTYQKSMQDMMKSPEIMQMFLDLTKSPDYRKQSMTIMQEAMQSPLFKMEVMELLKTVVQEQLIPKVEKSAENQNKGGENQGGKSGGEQKKQGGGSSGSSEES
- a CDS encoding Mrp/NBP35 family ATP-binding protein, producing the protein MLTMEQLEAVLRPIAEPVLGRSLIDLNWIRNMMIKEDKVSLTVISLKQDENTRQKLEEEIRYRLQEAGINNLHLRFREPSEHERQEAGQAVTSKEAEGAASQVPRGHGAGLEQLSILDPKSGVHFIAIASGKGGVGKSTVAVNLAVALARLGKRVGLIDADIYGFSVPDMMGIETAPAIEDGVIQPVERFGVKVMSMGFFIQENTPVIWRGPMLGKMLRQFFADVHWGELDYMILDLPPGTGDVALDVHQMIPQSREIIVTTPHATAAFVAARAGAMALKTEHEVLGVVENMAYYECSDCHKKDYIFGRGGGARLAETLHTELLAQIPLGTPDNHPSEPDFSPSIYKEDAPSGRIYGEIAATVITKCQKD
- the cwlD gene encoding N-acetylmuramoyl-L-alanine amidase CwlD, encoding MDSKNKVTVWLKLNHIKWGLLGIGLLGLLILFAKYEVPTIKTASYWSLPLAGTTIALDAGHGGPDGGAVSKQGIIEKDINLAVTLYLRDYLQQAGALVYMTREEDRDLASADTKGYKKRKTEDLKRRVRYIEEKQAKVFVSIHMNSVPSSRWSGAQTFFSTNNGDSVTLAELIQDELRKGLNNTDRVAKRSDKSVYLLEELKIPAVLVEVGFLSNPEEARLLGDEKYQQKVAASIYQGIMKYISKKESGSKADNSRK